Proteins from a genomic interval of Pseudoalteromonas sp. MEBiC 03607:
- a CDS encoding glycoside hydrolase family 97 protein, which produces MLGVEFNVSDSDVAFRYQISGTETDTRIKVLAEYSAFNLPDSATTFISPQALPETGWKQTKPSYEEPYTFNEALGTPSANGVGYTFPALFKNSDKGWLLISETGVDSHYVGSKLSEGTKDGIYRISFPQAGENNGIGSTYAAMAMPATTPWRTITLGTSLKPIVESTVAFDLVKPLYQASQDYKMGRSTWSWIVWQDPSINYDDQIKFIDLAASLNFEYVLIDNWWDKNIGRDRMAELVKYANGKGVDVILWYNSNGWWNDATQTPQNRMNTAPARRNEMAWLQSIGVKGLKVDFFGGDKQETIKLYEDILTDANQYGLVITFHGSTIPRGWERMYPNFVTSEAVLASENLVFHQNSLDLHAYNATILPFTRNAIGAMDFAPVFLNKRLSQEQTVGTIRKTTDAFELATGVLYQSPVQHFGLTPNNLVEQPKFVIDTLKAMPTVWDETRYIAGQPGQDATIARRHQQTWWVAAVNGENKAKTFDIDLPMLAGKKVTLLFDHKDGSAGTKQVTVSNSGKLTLNLLAQGGALIIGR; this is translated from the coding sequence ATGCTTGGCGTCGAGTTTAATGTGTCTGATAGCGATGTTGCGTTTCGCTATCAAATCTCAGGGACTGAAACAGATACCCGTATCAAGGTGTTAGCTGAATATAGCGCTTTTAATTTACCAGATTCTGCAACCACATTTATAAGCCCACAAGCCTTACCCGAAACGGGCTGGAAGCAAACAAAACCAAGTTACGAAGAGCCTTACACCTTTAACGAAGCCCTTGGTACACCGTCAGCGAACGGCGTGGGCTATACCTTTCCTGCATTATTTAAAAATAGCGATAAAGGCTGGTTATTAATTTCTGAAACCGGTGTTGATAGCCATTATGTTGGCTCAAAATTAAGTGAAGGCACAAAAGACGGTATTTATCGTATTTCATTTCCTCAGGCTGGCGAAAACAATGGCATAGGTTCGACTTATGCCGCTATGGCAATGCCAGCAACCACACCTTGGCGTACTATTACGTTGGGAACTAGTTTAAAGCCAATTGTTGAATCAACCGTGGCGTTTGATTTGGTTAAACCGCTTTATCAAGCAAGCCAAGATTATAAAATGGGTCGTTCAACATGGAGCTGGATTGTTTGGCAAGACCCAAGTATCAACTACGATGACCAAATCAAATTTATCGATTTAGCTGCGTCATTAAATTTTGAATATGTATTAATCGATAATTGGTGGGACAAAAACATTGGCCGAGATAGAATGGCCGAATTGGTTAAGTACGCCAATGGTAAGGGCGTTGATGTTATTTTGTGGTACAACTCAAATGGCTGGTGGAATGACGCAACTCAAACCCCACAAAATAGAATGAATACCGCACCTGCACGTCGAAATGAAATGGCGTGGTTGCAAAGCATTGGTGTTAAAGGCCTTAAAGTTGACTTTTTTGGTGGAGACAAACAAGAGACCATTAAACTCTATGAAGATATTCTCACTGATGCAAATCAGTATGGTTTAGTGATAACCTTTCATGGCAGCACCATCCCGCGTGGTTGGGAAAGAATGTATCCTAACTTCGTCACATCTGAAGCGGTTTTAGCATCGGAGAACCTTGTTTTTCATCAAAATTCGTTAGATTTACATGCCTATAACGCGACTATTTTACCTTTTACCCGTAATGCTATTGGCGCTATGGATTTTGCCCCAGTGTTTTTAAACAAACGCTTATCTCAAGAGCAAACCGTCGGCACTATTCGTAAAACCACAGATGCATTTGAACTGGCAACAGGTGTGCTTTATCAATCACCAGTACAACATTTTGGCCTGACGCCAAATAACCTTGTAGAGCAACCTAAATTTGTTATTGATACTTTAAAGGCGATGCCAACGGTATGGGATGAAACACGTTATATTGCAGGTCAGCCGGGTCAAGATGCAACGATTGCAAGGCGTCACCAGCAAACATGGTGGGTTGCAGCCGTGAATGGTGAAAATAAAGCTAAAACATTCGATATTGATTTACCTATGTTAGCGGGCAAAAAAGTCACCCTGTTGTTTGACCATAAAGATGGCAGTGCTGGTACCAAACAAGTCACAGTAAGTAACAGTGGCAAGTTAACCTTAAACTTATTAGCTCAAGGCGGTGCACTGATTATTGGTCGCTAA
- a CDS encoding aldo/keto reductase — protein MKNVFNTRQLGNTNLNISTLGFGAASMGNLYQPVSDEEAKKTLSSAIDIGINYFDTAPRYGAGLSERRVGDALRELPKQDYILSTKVGRLIKPDAKADVTQLRHGFATPMPFDAQYDYSYDGIMRSFEDSQQRLGLAEIDILLVHDLGRDTHGDRDSFYFMQFEQGGYRALDELKDSGQIKAIGLGVNEVEICKRAMNIGQFDCFLLAGRYSLLEQEPVNEFLPQCIANGTSIILGGPYNSGILATGVRTNKTPFYNYNPAPKEVILKVDKIEQICLDHNVTLAAAALQFPLAHPAVASVIPGLGNAKRVAKTVQLFNEVIPCAFWQDLKSEQLLAENAPVPM, from the coding sequence ATGAAAAACGTTTTCAACACTCGTCAACTTGGTAACACAAACCTAAATATATCAACGTTAGGTTTTGGGGCTGCGTCTATGGGTAATTTATATCAACCAGTCAGTGATGAAGAAGCTAAAAAAACTTTATCATCGGCTATTGATATAGGTATCAACTATTTTGATACAGCTCCGCGTTATGGTGCAGGACTAAGTGAACGTCGAGTGGGAGATGCACTAAGGGAACTTCCAAAACAGGATTATATATTATCCACAAAAGTTGGAAGACTCATTAAACCAGACGCGAAAGCGGATGTAACGCAGCTTCGCCATGGTTTTGCTACTCCGATGCCTTTTGATGCTCAATATGACTACAGCTACGATGGCATTATGCGCTCATTTGAGGATAGTCAGCAACGTTTAGGGCTCGCTGAAATTGATATTCTTCTGGTTCATGATCTTGGCAGAGATACTCATGGAGATAGAGATTCATTTTATTTTATGCAGTTCGAGCAAGGTGGTTATAGAGCACTTGATGAACTTAAAGATAGCGGACAAATCAAAGCGATTGGTTTAGGTGTAAACGAAGTAGAAATTTGTAAGCGTGCCATGAATATTGGCCAGTTTGATTGTTTTTTATTAGCCGGCCGATACTCATTACTTGAACAAGAACCAGTCAACGAGTTTCTTCCTCAATGCATTGCAAATGGTACGTCGATAATTCTAGGCGGTCCTTACAACTCGGGCATATTAGCAACTGGCGTTCGCACTAACAAAACGCCCTTTTATAACTACAACCCTGCCCCTAAAGAAGTAATTTTAAAAGTAGATAAAATTGAGCAAATTTGTCTAGACCATAATGTCACTCTCGCTGCTGCTGCACTGCAATTTCCGCTTGCACACCCGGCAGTTGCATCGGTTATTCCAGGCCTTGGCAATGCAAAGCGAGTTGCAAAAACTGTACAGCTATTTAATGAAGTGATCCCTTGTGCATTTTGGCAAGATTTAAAATCTGAACAGTTACTTGCTGAAAATGCCCCAGTACCGATGTAA
- the prpF gene encoding 2-methylaconitate cis-trans isomerase PrpF, producing the protein MAFKPQIKVPATYMRGGTSKGVFFNLTDLPEPAQVAGEARDNLLLRVIGSPDPYQKQTDGMGGATSSTSKTVILSKSAKADHDVDYLFGQVAIDKAFVDWSGNCGNLTSAVGAFAVSNGLVEASKIPDNGVVEVKVWQVNISKTIIVHVPITNGEVQETGDFELDGVTFPAAEVKLEFMDPADGEGALFPTGNLVDELDVPGIGMLSATMINAGIPTVFINASEVGYDGTELQEAINGDVSALEKLETIRAYGALKMGLISHIDEAKARQHTPKVAWVAPAKTYHASSGKVVSDTDIDLVVRAMSMGKLHHAMMGTAAVAIGTAAAIPGTLVNLAAGGGERQEVNFGHPSGTLKVGAAATLVDDKWQVTKASMSRSARVLMEGWVRVPE; encoded by the coding sequence ATGGCGTTTAAACCACAAATTAAGGTGCCAGCGACCTATATGCGTGGCGGCACCAGTAAAGGGGTGTTCTTTAACTTAACTGACTTACCTGAGCCTGCCCAAGTGGCAGGTGAGGCGCGCGATAACCTGTTATTGCGTGTAATTGGTAGCCCTGATCCTTATCAAAAACAAACTGATGGCATGGGCGGCGCAACGTCAAGCACCAGTAAAACGGTGATTTTATCGAAAAGCGCTAAAGCTGATCACGATGTTGATTATCTGTTTGGTCAAGTGGCTATCGATAAAGCGTTTGTTGATTGGAGTGGTAATTGCGGCAATTTAACTTCAGCAGTCGGGGCCTTTGCTGTGTCGAACGGCCTTGTTGAAGCCAGCAAAATTCCAGATAACGGCGTTGTCGAAGTTAAAGTATGGCAAGTCAATATTAGTAAAACCATCATAGTGCATGTGCCAATTACAAATGGTGAAGTACAAGAAACTGGTGATTTTGAGCTTGATGGTGTGACATTCCCTGCCGCTGAAGTGAAACTTGAATTTATGGACCCTGCAGATGGCGAAGGGGCCTTATTCCCAACAGGTAATTTAGTCGATGAACTAGACGTGCCAGGCATTGGTATGTTGTCTGCGACCATGATCAATGCGGGTATTCCAACGGTTTTCATTAACGCCAGTGAAGTTGGCTATGATGGTACAGAGCTGCAAGAAGCCATTAACGGTGATGTATCTGCGCTTGAAAAATTAGAAACGATTCGTGCTTACGGAGCATTGAAAATGGGGCTAATTTCTCATATTGATGAAGCAAAAGCACGTCAACATACGCCAAAAGTAGCTTGGGTTGCACCAGCTAAAACTTATCATGCGTCAAGCGGTAAAGTTGTTAGTGATACTGATATTGATTTAGTGGTACGTGCTATGTCGATGGGTAAATTACACCATGCGATGATGGGCACAGCTGCGGTTGCTATTGGTACTGCAGCTGCTATTCCTGGCACCTTGGTTAACCTTGCTGCAGGCGGTGGCGAGCGTCAGGAGGTAAACTTTGGTCATCCTTCTGGTACTTTAAAAGTGGGTGCCGCTGCAACGCTTGTTGATGACAAATGGCAAGTCACAAAAGCAAGTATGAGCCGAAGTGCGCGCGTGTTAATGGAAGGCTGGGTTAGAGTGCCTGAGTAG
- a CDS encoding transporter substrate-binding domain-containing protein — protein MKLLTVLFLFASYQALAGLTPVSFEKNGEIITEEAVRFSGGYGYNLDAKHVLKLVTLDWPPYIDENLCNKGWLFQFTVSALLEKGYGVHISFYPWARAVREAELGRADILFPEYFIESNVISDNFLDKTRNDLLALSHAIPGGDLSFVALKGNQIPFNGDLNSVKDLPIGVVRSYKNTKELDAMIDNKEIDTIVANNEYQLIHLLLSNRVSLIVADLEVLKASVHKSELSIKGKRQILESLVALEPKLEYKALYYSVSKSTPHWQKVLQDLNDEIEMMQQSGKFDEFIEGMKQQCYGLEKAT, from the coding sequence ATGAAACTACTGACCGTGCTTTTTTTATTCGCCTCATATCAAGCTCTTGCGGGTCTTACGCCTGTTAGCTTTGAAAAAAATGGCGAAATCATCACTGAAGAAGCGGTGCGTTTCAGCGGTGGGTACGGTTATAACCTAGATGCCAAACACGTTCTAAAGCTCGTTACCCTCGATTGGCCCCCTTATATAGACGAAAACTTATGTAATAAAGGTTGGCTTTTCCAATTTACGGTCAGTGCTCTTCTTGAAAAAGGCTACGGCGTTCATATTAGTTTTTACCCTTGGGCTCGTGCAGTTAGAGAAGCTGAATTAGGCCGAGCCGATATTCTCTTTCCTGAGTACTTCATTGAAAGTAATGTGATTTCTGATAACTTTTTAGATAAAACCCGTAACGATTTACTCGCTTTAAGTCATGCAATCCCGGGAGGAGATCTATCTTTCGTGGCGTTAAAAGGAAACCAAATCCCTTTCAATGGAGACTTAAACTCAGTAAAAGACCTGCCTATTGGAGTCGTACGCTCATATAAAAACACCAAAGAATTAGATGCCATGATCGATAACAAAGAAATCGATACAATCGTGGCAAATAATGAGTACCAATTAATTCACCTGTTACTTAGCAACCGAGTAAGCCTGATTGTGGCAGATCTTGAAGTGTTAAAAGCCAGTGTTCATAAATCTGAGTTATCAATTAAGGGTAAGCGACAAATATTAGAATCACTGGTCGCACTAGAACCAAAACTTGAATACAAAGCACTTTATTACTCTGTCAGTAAATCAACACCGCATTGGCAAAAAGTTTTACAAGATTTGAATGATGAAATAGAAATGATGCAACAAAGCGGCAAGTTTGATGAGTTTATTGAAGGCATGAAACAACAGTGCTACGGATTAGAAAAAGCGACGTAA
- the acnD gene encoding Fe/S-dependent 2-methylisocitrate dehydratase AcnD, whose product MNTNFRKPLAGTGVDYFDTRAAVDAIKPGSYATLPYTSRVLAENLVRRCEPEMLNDALSQLIDRKRDLDFPWFPARVVCHDILGQTALVDLAGLRDAIAAKGGDPAKVNPVVPTQLIVDHSLAVEHAGFEPDAFEKNRAIEDRRNDDRFHFINWTKTAFKNIDVIPPGNGIMHQINLEKMSPVIQNRDGVAFPDTLVGTDSHTPMVDALGVIAVGVGGLEAESVMLGRASYMRLPDIVGVELTGKPQPGITATDIVLAITEFLRNEKVVSTYLEFYGEGADALTLGDRATISNMTPEFGATAAMFYIDDNTLDYLRLTGREEEQVKLVETYAKETGLWSDSLKTAEYERVLTFDLSSVGRNIAGPSNPHRRVATKDLDKAGITGIVENQEGLMPDGACIIAAITSCTNTSNPRNVIAAGLLARNANAKGLTRKPWVKTSLAPGSKAVKSYLEEANLLPELEQLGFGIVGFACTTCNGMSGALDPKIQQEVIDRDLYATAVLSGNRNFDGRIHPYAKQAFLASPPLVVAYAIAGTIRFDIEKDVLGYDQQGNEIRLMDLWPSDEEIDAVIKQSVKPEQFKKVYEPMFDLSVDYGEDNDPLYQWRPQSTYIRRPPYWEGALAGERSLSNMRALAVLGDNITTDHLSPSNAILASSAAGEYLAKMGLPEEDFNSYATHRGDHLTAQRATFANPKLLNEMVKENGEVKQGSYARIEPEGKVTRMWEAIETYMQRKQPLIIVAGADYGQGSSRDWAAKGVRLAGVEVIAAEGFERIHRTNLIGMGVLPLEFKAGTTRTTLGIDGSETFSVKGEPTPGATLTLVITRANGETVEVPMTCRLDTAEEVSIYSAGGVLQRFAQDFLESEEH is encoded by the coding sequence ATGAATACAAATTTTAGAAAACCATTAGCAGGCACAGGAGTAGATTACTTTGATACCCGCGCTGCTGTTGATGCAATTAAACCAGGCAGCTATGCCACACTTCCTTATACATCGCGAGTACTTGCCGAGAACTTAGTTCGTCGCTGTGAACCTGAAATGCTAAATGATGCGCTGTCGCAATTGATTGACCGTAAGCGTGATTTAGATTTTCCATGGTTTCCTGCTCGTGTTGTGTGCCACGATATCTTAGGTCAAACAGCGTTAGTTGATTTAGCGGGCCTACGTGATGCTATTGCTGCAAAAGGCGGCGATCCTGCAAAAGTAAACCCTGTGGTACCAACACAGTTAATTGTTGACCATTCATTAGCGGTTGAACACGCAGGTTTTGAACCGGATGCTTTTGAAAAAAACCGTGCTATTGAAGATCGTCGTAATGATGACCGTTTTCATTTTATCAATTGGACGAAAACAGCATTTAAAAATATTGATGTGATCCCGCCGGGTAACGGCATTATGCATCAAATCAATTTAGAGAAAATGTCACCGGTGATCCAAAACCGCGATGGCGTGGCATTCCCAGATACACTAGTTGGTACTGATAGCCATACACCTATGGTCGATGCATTAGGTGTTATTGCTGTAGGCGTGGGTGGTCTTGAAGCTGAAAGCGTGATGCTTGGCCGAGCGTCTTACATGCGTTTACCTGACATTGTTGGGGTTGAGCTAACAGGCAAACCACAACCAGGTATTACTGCAACTGATATCGTATTAGCGATCACCGAGTTTTTACGCAATGAAAAAGTTGTGTCGACCTACCTTGAGTTTTATGGTGAAGGTGCCGATGCACTTACCTTGGGTGACAGAGCAACTATTTCTAATATGACGCCAGAGTTTGGCGCAACAGCTGCGATGTTCTACATTGATGACAACACACTTGATTACCTACGCTTAACAGGTCGCGAAGAAGAGCAGGTTAAACTAGTAGAAACTTACGCAAAAGAAACCGGTCTTTGGAGCGATAGCCTTAAAACGGCAGAATATGAGCGTGTGTTAACCTTTGATCTGTCATCAGTTGGGCGCAATATTGCGGGCCCATCGAATCCACATCGCCGTGTTGCAACAAAGGACCTTGATAAAGCGGGTATCACTGGCATCGTTGAAAATCAAGAAGGCTTAATGCCAGATGGCGCCTGTATCATTGCAGCAATCACAAGTTGTACTAATACCAGTAACCCACGCAATGTAATTGCCGCTGGTTTACTTGCGCGCAATGCTAACGCTAAAGGGTTAACCCGTAAGCCATGGGTTAAAACATCACTGGCACCGGGTTCTAAAGCGGTTAAATCTTACTTAGAAGAAGCAAATTTATTACCTGAACTCGAGCAACTTGGCTTTGGTATCGTTGGCTTTGCATGTACGACCTGTAATGGCATGAGTGGTGCGCTTGATCCAAAGATTCAGCAAGAAGTGATTGACCGTGACTTATATGCAACAGCTGTACTTTCGGGTAACCGTAATTTTGATGGCCGTATTCACCCTTATGCTAAACAAGCATTCTTAGCTTCACCACCACTGGTTGTTGCTTATGCCATTGCTGGTACTATTCGCTTTGATATCGAAAAAGATGTATTAGGGTACGATCAACAAGGCAACGAAATTCGCTTAATGGATTTATGGCCATCAGATGAAGAAATTGATGCAGTGATCAAACAAAGTGTTAAACCTGAACAATTTAAAAAGGTTTACGAGCCAATGTTTGATTTAAGTGTTGATTACGGTGAAGACAACGATCCGCTTTACCAATGGCGTCCACAAAGTACTTATATTCGCCGTCCTCCTTATTGGGAAGGCGCATTAGCGGGTGAACGTTCGCTTAGTAATATGCGTGCATTAGCTGTACTGGGTGACAACATCACCACTGACCACTTATCGCCTTCAAATGCGATTTTAGCGTCAAGTGCAGCTGGCGAGTACTTAGCTAAAATGGGCCTCCCAGAAGAAGATTTTAACTCGTATGCTACGCACCGAGGCGACCATTTAACTGCACAACGTGCAACATTCGCTAACCCTAAGTTATTGAATGAAATGGTTAAAGAAAATGGTGAAGTGAAGCAAGGTTCATACGCTCGTATTGAACCAGAAGGCAAAGTGACACGTATGTGGGAAGCAATCGAAACCTACATGCAGCGTAAACAACCGCTTATCATTGTGGCAGGTGCCGATTATGGTCAAGGCTCATCACGTGACTGGGCTGCAAAAGGTGTACGCCTTGCAGGTGTTGAAGTGATTGCAGCGGAAGGCTTTGAGCGTATTCACCGCACTAACTTAATTGGTATGGGCGTACTACCGCTAGAATTTAAAGCCGGTACTACGCGAACTACATTAGGTATTGATGGCAGTGAAACCTTTAGCGTGAAAGGTGAGCCAACACCAGGTGCAACCCTGACTTTAGTGATCACCCGTGCCAATGGTGAAACCGTTGAAGTACCAATGACGTGTCGTTTAGATACCGCTGAAGAAGTGTCAATTTATTCAGCGGGTGGTGTGCTGCAACGTTTCGCGCAAGATTTCTTAGAATCTGAGGAGCACTAA
- a CDS encoding glycoside hydrolase family 97 N-terminal domain-containing protein, with translation MLAHAQLPLSVTSPNGQITVKLEKQENQLVYSVNYGKQVFLQQSELGLNTNLGDFSQRLKYKSHITASVNESYKLHNAKVSDVNYTANTLKAQFENNLKTKTAECLASSLMCLIAMLRFAIKSQGLKQIPVSRC, from the coding sequence ATGCTTGCTCACGCACAATTACCGCTTAGCGTTACAAGCCCAAATGGACAAATAACTGTAAAACTCGAAAAACAAGAAAACCAGCTTGTTTATAGCGTAAATTATGGCAAGCAGGTGTTTTTGCAGCAATCAGAGCTTGGTTTAAATACCAACCTGGGTGATTTTTCACAAAGGCTCAAATATAAAAGCCATATAACCGCTTCAGTCAATGAAAGCTATAAGCTGCATAATGCGAAGGTTAGTGACGTAAATTACACAGCGAATACACTCAAAGCACAATTTGAAAACAATTTGAAAACCAAGACGGCAGAATGCTTGGCGTCGAGTTTAATGTGTCTGATAGCGATGTTGCGTTTCGCTATCAAATCTCAGGGACTGAAACAGATACCCGTATCAAGGTGTTAG
- a CDS encoding amidohydrolase family protein produces the protein MKSTSSSIIEKVDSHQHFWQLSRGDYNWLTSDFTCLYKDHLPELLASALELYGITSTIVVQAADSIDETYFLLELANKTDFIAGVVGWVDFQANDVISHLASLSKNPYFKGIRPMLQDIDDPDWILNEDFAAIFDFLATNSLTFDALILDIHLEQIKLIAKRYPQLNIVVNHLAKPDLTKPMSKKWQRQLTCLAELENVSIKFSGLMTQAATDCVDVAIYRQYFQLIYQLFGPKRILWGSDWPVVNMNGSYDLWHDISQALINELPKAERQLIWSENARNFYKLL, from the coding sequence ATGAAATCAACATCTAGCTCAATAATAGAAAAAGTAGATAGCCATCAACACTTTTGGCAATTAAGCCGAGGAGACTATAACTGGCTAACTTCTGACTTTACTTGTCTCTATAAAGATCATTTGCCTGAATTACTAGCTTCAGCATTAGAATTATATGGCATAACGAGCACAATTGTAGTTCAAGCTGCAGATTCAATAGATGAGACATACTTCTTGCTCGAACTAGCTAATAAAACTGATTTCATAGCAGGAGTCGTCGGTTGGGTTGATTTTCAAGCCAACGATGTCATTTCTCATTTAGCGTCATTAAGTAAAAATCCCTATTTCAAAGGTATTCGTCCAATGTTGCAAGATATTGACGACCCTGACTGGATACTCAATGAAGATTTTGCTGCTATTTTTGATTTTTTAGCAACCAACAGCCTTACATTTGATGCACTCATACTTGATATACATCTTGAGCAGATAAAATTAATTGCAAAGCGCTATCCACAATTAAATATTGTAGTTAACCACCTTGCTAAACCTGACTTAACAAAACCTATGTCAAAGAAATGGCAACGCCAGTTAACCTGCTTGGCAGAGTTAGAAAATGTTTCTATTAAGTTTTCAGGACTAATGACACAAGCTGCAACAGATTGTGTTGATGTTGCTATTTATCGTCAATATTTTCAGCTCATTTATCAATTGTTTGGTCCGAAAAGAATTCTTTGGGGAAGTGATTGGCCTGTTGTCAACATGAATGGCAGTTATGATTTGTGGCATGACATTAGTCAGGCATTGATCAATGAATTGCCCAAAGCAGAACGGCAGTTGATATGGTCAGAAAATGCGCGAAATTTTTATAAGTTACTCTAA
- a CDS encoding fumarylacetoacetate hydrolase family protein: protein MKLLRYGPEGQEKPGIIDGDGKIRCLSGIINDVNGAALSVESLEKIKRLDLTSLPIVDESVRIGACVANVGKFICIGLNYADHAAESGMAIPKEPEVFSKATSAISGPNDNIIKPKNSEKLDWEVELAIVIGKHASYVNVENANDYIAGYCVCNDVSERNFQLERGCQWDKGKGCDTFGPLGPWLVTKDEIADPLNLDMWLKVNDTQFQNGNTKTMVFDPAFIVSYLSQFMSLQPGDVISTGTPPGVGLGQTPPIYLNDGDVVTLGIEGLGVQQQRVVDYKKLH from the coding sequence ATGAAACTACTCAGATATGGCCCTGAAGGCCAAGAAAAACCCGGTATTATAGATGGTGACGGTAAAATTCGTTGCTTAAGTGGCATTATTAATGATGTTAATGGAGCCGCTCTTTCAGTTGAGAGCCTAGAAAAAATAAAACGCTTAGACCTTACATCACTGCCTATTGTAGATGAGTCAGTAAGAATCGGCGCTTGCGTTGCTAACGTTGGTAAGTTCATTTGCATTGGTTTGAACTACGCAGATCATGCTGCAGAATCTGGCATGGCAATCCCAAAGGAGCCTGAAGTATTCAGTAAAGCCACCAGCGCCATCAGTGGACCTAACGATAATATTATCAAACCTAAAAACAGCGAAAAATTAGACTGGGAAGTTGAACTTGCCATCGTCATTGGTAAGCACGCCTCTTATGTCAATGTTGAAAATGCCAATGACTACATAGCTGGTTATTGTGTTTGTAATGATGTATCTGAGCGTAACTTTCAACTAGAGCGTGGCTGCCAATGGGATAAGGGTAAAGGCTGTGACACATTTGGTCCACTTGGTCCTTGGCTAGTAACCAAAGATGAGATTGCTGATCCACTTAATTTAGATATGTGGTTAAAAGTAAACGATACCCAATTCCAAAATGGTAATACTAAAACCATGGTATTTGATCCTGCGTTTATTGTTAGCTATCTCAGCCAATTTATGAGCCTACAACCAGGCGATGTTATCTCTACAGGCACTCCACCGGGAGTTGGTTTAGGGCAAACTCCGCCAATTTATTTGAACGATGGTGATGTTGTAACCCTAGGCATCGAAGGCTTAGGTGTACAACAGCAACGGGTCGTTGATTATAAGAAATTACACTAA
- a CDS encoding multidrug efflux SMR transporter, protein MNWILLITAGLLEVAWAYGLKQSNGFTKPLISFFTVLTMAASFYCLSVALKSLPLSLAYAVWVGIGVIGSAILGMTLLAEGVSLLKIASLLLIALGIIGLKLAS, encoded by the coding sequence ATGAATTGGATCCTACTTATTACCGCTGGCTTACTTGAAGTCGCTTGGGCTTATGGCCTAAAACAATCAAACGGTTTTACAAAACCACTCATTTCATTCTTTACAGTCTTAACCATGGCTGCGAGCTTTTATTGCTTAAGCGTAGCGCTTAAATCATTACCACTTAGTTTGGCTTATGCGGTTTGGGTAGGTATTGGTGTAATTGGGTCTGCAATACTAGGTATGACGCTACTAGCAGAAGGCGTGAGTCTATTAAAAATAGCCAGCTTACTGTTGATTGCGCTTGGCATTATTGGTTTGAAACTAGCCAGTTAG
- a CDS encoding SDR family oxidoreductase gives MNQQSSKKIALVTGGGSGIGRSICLRLAKRNMHILVVDLNIDAANTVMQEINENGGSAQAFAVDVANHQQVAELFATIKKHYAIDILINNAGIAHIGNIENTTESDLDRLYNINVKGVYNCMHAAIASMKEKQSGVIINLASVASSVGIADRFAYSMTKGAVLTMTYSVAKDYLSYGIRCNCIAPGRVHTPFVDNFLAQSYPDNQAEMFEKLSKSQPIGRMGKPEEIAGLVDYLCSDDAAFITGSNFPIDGGFVTLNN, from the coding sequence ATGAATCAGCAAAGCTCAAAAAAAATTGCCTTAGTAACAGGAGGTGGTAGCGGAATAGGTCGAAGTATCTGTTTACGTTTAGCGAAACGGAATATGCATATTCTTGTTGTTGATTTAAATATCGATGCTGCAAACACAGTGATGCAAGAAATAAATGAAAACGGTGGATCTGCACAAGCATTTGCAGTGGATGTAGCTAACCATCAACAAGTAGCTGAGTTGTTTGCAACTATAAAAAAACACTATGCCATTGATATTCTGATAAACAATGCAGGTATAGCCCACATTGGCAATATCGAAAATACCACAGAGTCAGACTTAGACAGACTCTATAACATCAATGTTAAAGGTGTTTATAACTGTATGCATGCAGCCATTGCAAGCATGAAAGAAAAACAAAGCGGCGTCATCATTAATCTAGCATCTGTTGCTTCATCCGTAGGAATTGCCGATAGGTTTGCCTATTCAATGACTAAAGGTGCCGTTTTAACCATGACCTACTCTGTAGCAAAAGATTATTTATCATACGGTATTCGTTGTAACTGTATTGCCCCTGGTCGTGTTCATACCCCTTTTGTTGATAACTTTTTAGCACAAAGCTACCCAGATAATCAGGCTGAGATGTTTGAAAAGCTCTCAAAAAGCCAACCTATTGGTCGCATGGGTAAACCTGAAGAAATCGCAGGACTTGTTGATTACTTATGCTCAGACGACGCTGCATTTATAACAGGCAGTAATTTCCCGATTGATGGCGGTTTCGTCACACTTAATAATTAA